In Hyphomicrobium denitrificans ATCC 51888, the DNA window GAAGTCGTTCAACGCACGCTGGCGCGCGTTCTGCGCCTTATTGCCGTGGAATGCCGAAGCACTGATGCCCGCCATGCCGAGGCGTTCGGCGACACGGTCCGCGCCGCGCTTCGTGCGCGTGAAAACGATGACGCGCTTGCAGGCTTCGTCAGCGAGGATCGTATGCAGCCGGCTCTGCTTTTCCGTTGTGCGGACGATCATGACCTTCTGATCGATGCGGTCGACGACGACCGACTTCGACGAGAGGTCGACGCGATACGGTTCCTTCAGAATGTCATAAGCGAACTTCTTGATTTCGACCGGCATGGTCGCGGAGAAGAGCGCCGTGCGCCGGGCTTCGGGAAGCATCGCAACGATTTTCTTGATGTCGCGAATGAAGCCCATGTCGAACATGCGGTCGGCTTCGTCGAGCACGAGCGTCTCAACGCGCGACAGATCGCAGGTGCGCATGTTGATGAGATCGAGCAGACGGCCGGGCGTCGCGACGAGCACGTGCACGCCGCGTTTCAGCGCGTTGATCTGCGGACCCTTGCTCACGCCGCCGAGAACGACAGCACGGCGGATGCGCATGTTGCGCGCCAGGCTTGCGACTTCCTGGTCGATCTGAATCGCAAGCTCGCGCGTCGGCGCTAGCACGAGCGCCAACACCTGCTTCGGTGCCGGTTCGCTGTTTTGTGAGGCGATCTTCTGCAAGAGCGGAAGAACGAAGGTTGCCGTTTTGCCTGAACCCGTCTCCGCCATGCCGAGAAGGTCGCGACCCTCGAGCTGCGGCGGCAACGCCTGCACCTGAATAGGCGTCGGCGTTACGTACCCGCACTGCGTCAGGGCACGCGAAAGAGGCTCGGCAAATCCGAACGCCTCGAAATTTTCGATTGTCAAAGTGAAGAGTTTCCCAAGGGCTTCGAGACCGCTACGTCCTTGCGTGCGGGTCGTCCCATGGCCCACACCGGCGCTTTCGGGGTGTGGCCTTTGCTATAAAAGATTGATCTCAATGCAGGGTCGAGCGCGGCAGTTGAGCCGCTTGGAGTGGCACGAGGACCCGAGCGCCATCGAAGAGCAATGGCCTGCTAGTGGCGATGTTCGGCCTTGAAGTCAAGGCATAAGCGCCAATTTAAGGGGTGCTGTGTCGGTCAGACGCGGGATATCGAACTGGTAAAGGGGAAGACTACGATGATGATGCGACACCTCTTTTTGCCGCTGGCTGCGGCAGTTGTCGGCTATGCGGGCGTGACCGCCGCTGCCGCCGCCTCGAAGCGGGTTTTCACAATTGCGGCGGTAGAGCCGAAGGGAACCGCCGAGGTCGCAAAGGAGCCGTTTCCGGCCGCTGCGCTCCCCGATGGCGGTGGGCTTCAACTCAAAAAGCCCGGTGACGACGGCCGCTGGCAGGTCTCGGCCTATCTCTGGAGCGCGCCGCAGTATCACGTCAAAGCAGGCGACGAAGTGACGTTGCGGTTCGTCGGCCTCAATGGCTCCGAACATCCGACGACGATCGAGGGCTACGACAAATCGTTCACTCTCAAACGAGGGGAAGTGACCGACATCAGCTTCGTTGCGGACAAGCCCGGCGTATTCCAGATCATCTGCTCCAAGCATCAGCCGACGATGGTCAGCGAACTCATCGTCGAGTAACAGCTCACCTCAAGAGATCTCTGAAATCGCGCGGCGCATGGCGTCCATGACGCCCGGGTCGCTCATGGCGTGGCCGGCTGTCTCGATAAATTCGAGGCGCGCGTCCGGCCACGCAGACGCCAATGCGTGCGCCGTTCGCGGCGGGCAGAGCAAGTCGTAGCGGCCCTGCACGATGTGCCCTGGAATGCCTGCAAGATTTCGCGCGTCGCGCAGAAGCTGACCGGGCTCCAGGAAGAAATTATTCCGGATGTAATGCGCTTCGACGAACGGTGTCGGCGGCAGGCGCGACGCGGCATCGACTTCCGCCGGAAGTTTTCCGGGCTTGGCGGCGATTTCGGATAACGCGCGTTCGTAAGCGAACCAACGCAGCGCCGGAAGCGTATGCACGTTTGGATCGGGATTGCAGAGACGGTTCACGTAGGCTTGGAGCGGCTCGGAGCGCTCGGCGGCCGGAAGCCAATCGCGGAAGTCGGCGTAAAGCTCGGGCCGGAATATTTTCGGCCCTTCGAGAAACGCCCATTCGACTTCTTCCGCGGTACCCAGAAAAATGGCGCGCAGAACAAGCCCCGAGACGCGTTCAGGGTGTTTTTCGGCGTAAGCGAGCGCCAGCGTCGAACCCCAGGAGCCGCCGACCAGCAGCCATTTGGCGATATCGAAATGTTCGCGGATGGCTTCGAGATCACTGACGAGATGAGCGGTCGTGTTGGCGTCGCACGAGAGATAGGGGTGGCTGCGACCGGCGCCGCGTTGATCGATCAGGAAGATATGATCACGCGCCGGGTCGAACAGCGTGCGGTGCAAATGCTGCGAGCCGCTTCCCGGTCCTCCGTGCAGAAACGCAATCGGGCGGCCGCCTCTGAGGCCGACTTCCTCGACATAGATCCAATGACCGTCGCCGACATGGAGCATGCGTGCGTCGAAAGGTCGGAAGGCTTCGGGCAATGTTTTCATGGCCGTTCTGCTGAGCACGGAATTTGGCTGCGGGCAAGGCGGCTGCACCGTGGGTACGCATAGCCCGGCCGCTTGCCGCCGTCATGGCCGCGTCACAGACCGGCTCGACGACATGCGCCGAGTTCGACGGCAACCGGGAGCCGGCGATCGACGTTGACAAGTGCAGGCTTTAGCAAAATCCGCGCATGATCGGAAACTCTTGGTTCACTCAATCGGAATTGACGAAACAGTTTTCGAACCCCACCTGCACACTCATCGCAAGACTCGCTAATATAGCCGTATCGGACATGACGGTTTCTGTTCATAGGAGCTCGACAATGGTTCGCACTGCCGTTTCGCAAATGCTACGCGCCGTCGCCGCCGGAGGATTTGCCCTTGCTGTTGGCGTGAGCTGCGTGAATGTCAGCAGCGCAAACGCAGAACCTGCGTCGCTGACCGGCTCATGGAGCGGCAATGGCTCGATCTCGTTTTCATCGGGATCGAAGGAAAGAGCGCGATGCCGTGCCCGCTTCGCGAAGACCGGCGCATCGAGCTACGCGATGTCGGCGACGTGCGCGACGCCGTCCGCGAAAGTCGATCAATCGGCGACGCTCTATAAATCCGGCGCCAACAGCTACACGGGCAGCTTCTTCAATCAGCAGTACAATACCGGCGGTTCGATCCGCATCACGGTTTCAGGACGTACGCAGAGCGTGCGCCTCTCCGGTGAAGCCGGCAGCGCGATTTTCAAACTACGGAAGCTCTGAACGGCCGTCCGGCAGGGCGACTTGCGCGCAGCGCGTCGTGATCCCAGCTGGCGTCTCGTAAAAATATAGCCGGGCCCTGAAGCCCGGCTATTCAAACTCACAAGCGACGCTGAACGATCAGCCCTTGTCGTCGGG includes these proteins:
- the pip gene encoding prolyl aminopeptidase: MKTLPEAFRPFDARMLHVGDGHWIYVEEVGLRGGRPIAFLHGGPGSGSQHLHRTLFDPARDHIFLIDQRGAGRSHPYLSCDANTTAHLVSDLEAIREHFDIAKWLLVGGSWGSTLALAYAEKHPERVSGLVLRAIFLGTAEEVEWAFLEGPKIFRPELYADFRDWLPAAERSEPLQAYVNRLCNPDPNVHTLPALRWFAYERALSEIAAKPGKLPAEVDAASRLPPTPFVEAHYIRNNFFLEPGQLLRDARNLAGIPGHIVQGRYDLLCPPRTAHALASAWPDARLEFIETAGHAMSDPGVMDAMRRAISEIS